A single region of the Etheostoma cragini isolate CJK2018 chromosome 3, CSU_Ecrag_1.0, whole genome shotgun sequence genome encodes:
- the wdr74 gene encoding WD repeat-containing protein 74 yields MGDTSRLCSVWLGSETGILKGVSLSRKQAFNFCNTSHLSRDQEVRALCWGDPAESEVLVGSVDGTVKTFSVEKGAFTDTRRCGEPADGCFAGLALSGSALVTCAERGALRVWREDSSEPAAELHAGDNVCRMRQSAAHRDRVATGGKENGLKIWDLERPEQPVFAAKNLRDDWLDLRRPQWVRDMAFIPDSDKVVTCTGYHQVHVLDPSTSLRDQAETKRTAAERQREELEDAVRGRSQGTQSEDAVRGRSQGTQSEDAVRGCSQRTQSEDAVRGRSQGTQSGDAVRGRSQGTWSEDAVRGRSQRTQSEVSCMLGGT; encoded by the exons ATGGGGGACACTAGCCGGCTCTGCTCCGTGTGGCTGGGCTCGGAGACCGGCATCCTGAAGGGGGTCAGCCTGTCCCGGAAACAGGCCTTCAACTTCTGCAACACGAGCCACCTGAGCCGGGACCAGGAGGTCCGCGCGCTGTGCTGGGGGGACCCCGCGGAGAGCGAGGTGCTGGTCGGGTCCGTGGACGGGACCGTGAAGACGTTCAGCGTCGAGAAGGGTGCGTTCACGGACACGCGGCGCTGCGGGGAGCCCGCCGACGGCTGCTTCGCCGGGCTCGCGCTCAGCGGCTCCGCGCTGGTCACGTGCGCGGAGCGCGGGGCGCTGCGGGTGTGGAGGGAGGACAGCAGCGAGCCCGCGGCCGAGCTGCACGCGGGGGACAACGTGTGCAGGATGCGGCAGAGCGCGGCGCACCGGGACCGGGTCGCCACCGGGGGGAAGGAGAACGGGCTGAAGATCTGGGACCTGGAGAGACCGGAACAACCCGTGTTCGCCGCCAAGAACCTGCGGGACGACTGGCTGGATCTACGGCGGCCGCAGTGGGTCCGGGACATGGCCTTCATCCCGGACTCGGACAAAGTGGTCACCTGCACAGGTTACCATCAGGTGC acgt GTTAGATCCCTCCACGTCCCTGAGAGACCAGGCTGAG ACCA AACGCACAGCagctgaaagacagagagaagagttAGAGGACGCAGTCAGGGGACGCAGTCAGGGGACGCAGTCAGAGGACGCAGTCAGGGGACGCAGTCAGGGGACACAGTCAGAGGACGCAGTCAGAGGATGTAGTCAGAGGACGCAGTCAGAGGACGCAGTCAGGGGACGCAGTCAGGGGACGCAGTCAGGGGACGCAGTCAGAGGACGCAGTCAGGGGACATGGTCAGAGGACGCAGTCAGAGGACGCAGTCAGAGGACGCAGTCAGAGGTCTCTTGTATGCTAGGGGGGACATAG